A single region of the Rhodococcus sp. W8901 genome encodes:
- the map gene encoding type I methionyl aminopeptidase, with product MAFGRKRKVVPFRTAGELDAMAAAGAIVGAALVAVRDAAKPGVSTLELDRVAESVIRDAGAVPSFLGYHGFTGSICSSVNDRVVHGIPSADDILVEGDLVSIDCGAILDGWHGDSAWTFGVGTLSEADAQLSEATRLSMEAGIAAMIDGNRLTDVSHAIELGTHAAEKLHGRSYGIVDGYGGHAIGREMHMDPFLPNEGAPGKGPHLVIGSVLAIEPMLTLGTYETEVLADDWTVVTTDGSRAAHWEHTVAVTEDGPRILTLRPGDN from the coding sequence ATGGCATTCGGCCGCAAGCGCAAGGTCGTTCCGTTCCGCACGGCGGGTGAGCTCGACGCCATGGCGGCTGCGGGCGCGATCGTCGGGGCCGCCCTCGTGGCGGTGCGGGATGCGGCCAAGCCGGGTGTCAGCACGCTCGAGCTCGACCGGGTCGCCGAATCCGTCATCCGGGACGCCGGCGCGGTGCCGTCGTTCCTCGGATACCACGGGTTCACCGGATCCATCTGCTCGTCGGTCAACGATCGGGTCGTGCACGGTATCCCGTCCGCCGACGACATCCTGGTCGAGGGCGATCTGGTGTCGATCGACTGCGGGGCGATTCTCGACGGTTGGCACGGCGACTCCGCGTGGACGTTCGGCGTCGGCACTCTCAGCGAAGCGGACGCTCAGCTGAGCGAGGCGACCCGGCTCTCGATGGAGGCCGGTATCGCCGCCATGATCGACGGCAACCGGCTCACCGACGTCTCGCACGCCATCGAGCTGGGCACGCATGCAGCGGAGAAGCTGCACGGCAGGTCCTACGGAATCGTCGACGGCTACGGCGGTCACGCGATCGGCCGTGAGATGCACATGGATCCGTTCCTGCCGAACGAGGGTGCCCCCGGTAAGGGCCCGCATCTGGTGATCGGGTCGGTCCTCGCGATCGAGCCGATGCTCACGCTCGGTACGTACGAGACCGAGGTGCTGGCCGACGACTGGACCGTGGTGACCACCGACGGAAGCCGTGCCGCCCACTGGGAGCACACCGTCGCGGTGACCGAGGACGGTCCGCGGATCCTCACCCTGCGTCCCGGGGACAACTGA
- a CDS encoding adenylate kinase — MRLVLLGPPGAGKGTQAAILSEKLGVPHISTGDLFRANIGQETPLGLEAKKYLDAGDLVPSEITNNMVKARVAEPDAANGFLLDGFPRTVDQAKALEGILEGLGAKLDGVLAFDVDDDVVVERMLARGRADDTEDVIRNRMRVYREETAPLLDYYAGHIVTVDAVGAVEEVNARALAALGK; from the coding sequence GTGAGACTTGTCCTCCTTGGTCCTCCCGGTGCCGGTAAAGGCACCCAGGCCGCGATCCTGTCCGAGAAGCTGGGCGTTCCGCACATCTCCACCGGAGATCTGTTCCGCGCCAACATCGGGCAGGAGACCCCGCTGGGGCTCGAGGCCAAGAAGTACCTCGACGCAGGTGACCTGGTTCCCAGCGAGATCACGAACAACATGGTGAAGGCCCGCGTGGCCGAGCCCGACGCCGCCAACGGCTTCCTGCTCGACGGGTTCCCGCGCACGGTGGATCAGGCGAAGGCACTGGAGGGCATCCTCGAGGGCCTGGGCGCCAAGCTCGACGGTGTGCTCGCGTTCGACGTCGATGACGACGTCGTGGTCGAGCGGATGCTCGCCCGTGGTCGCGCCGACGACACCGAGGACGTCATCCGCAACCGCATGCGCGTCTACCGCGAGGAGACCGCACCCCTGCTCGACTACTACGCCGGCCATATCGTCACCGTCGACGCTGTCGGCGCTGTCGAAGAGGTCAACGCCCGCGCCCTGGCCGCGCTGGGGAAGTAA